A single region of the Hoeflea prorocentri genome encodes:
- a CDS encoding sulfite exporter TauE/SafE family protein: MVPLQELLWFVSVLAVAGVVAGFLAGMFGIGGGAILVPVLYQAFTLLDTPDSVRMHLSIGTSLAVIVPTSISSFTAHYRRKAPDMELLRSWVIFVPLGVIAASIIVAGASSGALRGIFAAIALLVGIRMILNRESWKLGNDLPKNPIRAICGFFIGLLSALMGVGGGVLNNTFMTLYGRSVHQAVATSSGLGILISWPGLVGYLWAGWGNPALPIYSTGYVNWIAVVLTIPITLLMAPLGAAAAHKMDQRQLEAAFGVFLLIVAARFFWSIV, from the coding sequence ATGGTTCCGTTGCAAGAGCTGTTGTGGTTCGTGTCGGTTCTGGCGGTTGCCGGGGTTGTCGCCGGTTTTCTTGCCGGCATGTTCGGCATAGGCGGCGGAGCAATCCTCGTGCCCGTCCTCTACCAGGCCTTCACGCTGCTCGACACGCCGGATTCGGTACGCATGCACCTGTCCATCGGAACCTCGCTCGCGGTGATTGTCCCAACGTCGATCAGTTCATTTACCGCCCATTACAGGCGCAAGGCGCCAGATATGGAACTGCTCAGGAGTTGGGTGATTTTCGTTCCGCTTGGCGTCATCGCCGCGTCGATTATCGTGGCCGGGGCGTCCAGCGGCGCGCTGCGCGGCATATTCGCCGCCATAGCGCTGCTGGTCGGCATACGCATGATTCTCAACCGTGAAAGCTGGAAACTGGGCAACGACCTGCCCAAAAATCCCATTCGCGCCATCTGCGGTTTTTTCATCGGATTGCTGTCGGCCTTGATGGGCGTCGGCGGTGGTGTCCTGAACAACACATTCATGACCTTGTACGGTCGCTCGGTGCACCAGGCCGTCGCCACATCTTCGGGCCTTGGAATCCTCATATCCTGGCCCGGTCTTGTCGGTTACCTTTGGGCAGGCTGGGGCAATCCGGCTCTGCCAATCTACTCGACCGGCTATGTCAACTGGATTGCCGTTGTCCTGACGATACCCATTACACTGCTGATGGCGCCGCTTGGCGCCGCAGCCGCACACAAGATGGACCAGCGGCAGCTCGAAGCGGCGTTCGGCGTTTTTCTGCTGATTGTCGCGGCCCGCTTCTTCTGGAGCATT